A single window of Thalassoroseus pseudoceratinae DNA harbors:
- a CDS encoding HD-GYP domain-containing protein, whose translation MIDTNDWVFPGISASELQNRVVSHRMRLSDDERNELANRYHILRRSFGRLSHRWTPLLEDPHCPVRHEPALNRLAKEAIGTSKVVYAELSRIKGAHDDCLPAHVLSSLLDWNSLQIGRLEAQTKLLTAAKTTMKTLGTQLALIASGRQESFAELASLSRSLLIDLRWRPQIESVLPDPDTELAKSYPDAEEHPTLSHAAAIGWETARVTAWMIHHGLVAEGRAVCGDLDAGLVVAAALLQDVGLIRLERKFRLSPEEIRAKHWEDYKQHPIYTVALSSQIADLPVELCRALGQHHERLDGTGYPRGPETGRMSVIAQFLAIVNRFRSLVHHVPDDVADIERFDPSWRYCAAAARLYDEAQRGWWNTELAKQIGELLDPELPSAVDRSLDTGMPVDLGVIARRRWKLHVPHRDLGKPHIEPATFPTQNDGGWRTTASAVPQQRSA comes from the coding sequence ATGATCGATACAAACGACTGGGTGTTCCCCGGAATCTCCGCCAGTGAATTGCAAAACCGGGTTGTCTCTCATCGGATGCGACTCTCCGACGACGAACGAAACGAACTGGCGAATCGGTATCACATTTTGCGTCGATCTTTCGGGCGATTGAGTCATCGCTGGACACCATTGTTGGAAGACCCCCATTGCCCGGTTCGACATGAACCGGCGTTGAATCGGTTGGCCAAGGAAGCTATTGGCACCTCGAAAGTGGTCTACGCGGAACTCAGTCGGATCAAAGGGGCTCACGACGACTGTCTGCCCGCTCATGTGCTGTCTTCGTTGCTCGACTGGAATTCTCTTCAGATCGGTCGCCTGGAAGCGCAGACGAAGTTGTTGACGGCTGCGAAGACGACCATGAAAACTCTGGGGACACAGTTGGCGTTGATCGCTTCTGGTCGGCAGGAGTCCTTCGCCGAGTTGGCAAGTCTATCACGGAGCCTATTGATCGATTTGCGATGGCGGCCTCAGATCGAGAGTGTGCTTCCCGATCCGGATACCGAACTTGCCAAGAGTTACCCCGATGCCGAAGAGCACCCGACACTCAGTCACGCGGCGGCGATCGGTTGGGAAACAGCCCGCGTAACCGCATGGATGATCCATCATGGTTTGGTGGCTGAGGGGCGAGCGGTCTGCGGTGATCTGGATGCCGGTTTGGTGGTGGCGGCTGCGTTGTTGCAAGACGTTGGCCTCATCCGTTTGGAACGCAAATTTCGTCTTTCCCCGGAAGAAATTCGAGCCAAGCATTGGGAAGACTACAAGCAACATCCGATTTACACCGTGGCGTTGTCGTCGCAAATTGCTGACCTGCCGGTTGAATTGTGTCGTGCACTCGGTCAGCACCATGAACGTCTTGACGGAACCGGTTATCCGCGGGGACCGGAAACGGGTCGGATGTCGGTCATCGCTCAGTTTTTGGCCATCGTCAACCGCTTTCGCAGTTTGGTGCATCATGTTCCAGATGATGTGGCGGACATCGAACGATTCGATCCCTCGTGGCGATATTGTGCCGCCGCGGCCCGACTCTACGATGAGGCCCAACGCGGTTGGTGGAACACGGAATTGGCGAAGCAAATTGGTGAACTGCTCGATCCCGAATTGCCATCGGCGGTGGATCGGTCATTGGATACGGGAATGCCGGTTGATCTGGGCGTCATTGCCCGACGCCGCTGGAAGCTGCACGTGCCGCACCGCGATTTGGGCAAACCACACATCGAACCGGCCACATTTCCCACGCAGAACGATGGTGGTTGGCGAACCACCGCGTCGGCCGTTCCCCAGCAACGTTCGGCGTGA
- a CDS encoding 3'-5' exonuclease, which translates to MPYVMVDIESDGPIPGDYSMVCFGAVVVEPGLSRTFYGRLRPISEQFIPEALAVSGFSREECLAFDEPTTVMEKFRDWLSTLGKGRLMFISDNNGFDWQFINWYFHHFLGENPFGHSSQNLGSLYKGLAKDTFVNFKHLRKTLHTHDPVDDARGNAEALLQMKDMGLKISFS; encoded by the coding sequence ATGCCGTACGTCATGGTCGATATCGAATCCGACGGACCGATTCCAGGGGATTATTCGATGGTCTGCTTCGGTGCCGTCGTTGTGGAACCCGGTTTGAGTCGGACGTTCTACGGTCGTCTCCGACCGATCTCTGAACAGTTCATTCCCGAGGCCCTTGCCGTCAGTGGATTCTCACGCGAGGAGTGTTTGGCCTTCGACGAACCGACAACCGTGATGGAAAAATTCCGCGATTGGCTGAGCACGCTTGGCAAAGGTCGGTTGATGTTCATCTCCGACAACAACGGATTCGATTGGCAATTCATCAATTGGTACTTCCACCATTTCCTTGGTGAAAACCCGTTCGGTCATAGCTCGCAGAACTTGGGTTCTCTGTATAAAGGTTTGGCGAAAGACACGTTCGTCAACTTCAAACACCTGCGGAAAACCCTGCACACACACGACCCCGTCGACGATGCCCGAGGCAACGCCGAAGCGCTGCTACAAATGAAAGACATGGGGCTGAAAATCAGCTTCTCTTGA
- a CDS encoding CPBP family intramembrane glutamic endopeptidase, which yields MVSAVPTISSMEPANEYWDQTRRPLVCLVFLLPVLVVYEIGVLWHSNPENDVRNGADAWMRLGLEHVGVQFHWLVPIAIVFALLAWHFAIRDRWRMSLDTLLGMFAESLLFAFLLIVFGQMQNLAFERLMPTDAVSIPAPSLSIKANVPTQETPANAIGSTAIAVTYLGAGIYEEFLFRLCLLPALYGLALLTRMPKRWAAVFAVLVTSLLFAGAHHVGPIGEPFAIFPFVFRCTAGLVFSALFVLRGFGITVGCHAAYDLLVGVLLVVI from the coding sequence ATGGTGAGTGCGGTACCCACAATTTCGTCCATGGAGCCCGCCAACGAGTATTGGGATCAAACCCGCCGACCGTTGGTTTGTCTCGTGTTCCTGCTGCCGGTCTTGGTTGTGTACGAGATCGGCGTGCTATGGCATTCCAATCCTGAAAACGACGTCCGCAACGGAGCCGATGCTTGGATGCGGTTAGGGTTGGAACACGTGGGGGTGCAATTTCATTGGCTCGTCCCGATCGCGATCGTCTTCGCATTACTCGCTTGGCATTTCGCTATTCGAGATCGTTGGCGGATGTCGCTGGATACGTTGCTGGGAATGTTCGCGGAAAGTTTGCTGTTCGCGTTCTTGCTCATTGTGTTCGGTCAAATGCAGAACTTGGCGTTTGAACGACTGATGCCAACGGACGCCGTTTCGATCCCGGCTCCCAGTCTTTCAATCAAGGCCAATGTGCCGACTCAGGAAACGCCCGCAAACGCGATCGGTTCGACGGCCATCGCAGTGACATACCTGGGAGCGGGGATATACGAGGAGTTTCTGTTCCGATTGTGCTTGCTTCCGGCACTCTATGGATTGGCTCTTCTGACACGCATGCCAAAACGCTGGGCGGCGGTGTTTGCGGTGCTGGTGACGAGTCTCCTTTTCGCCGGTGCTCATCACGTTGGACCGATCGGGGAACCGTTCGCGATTTTTCCGTTCGTCTTCCGCTGCACGGCGGGGTTGGTGTTCTCCGCATTGTTCGTTCTCCGAGGCTTCGGCATCACCGTCGGTTGTCACGCCGCATATGACTTGCTCGTCGGGGTGTTGTTGGTGGTGATCTGA